A genomic window from Cupriavidus metallidurans CH34 includes:
- a CDS encoding sulfatase-like hydrolase/transferase, with amino-acid sequence MSVRNVLFIMCDQLRRDHLGCYGHPTLRTRNIDALAARGVRFDNAFVTSGVCGPSRMSFYTGRYVSSHGATWNRVPLSIGEITLGEYLKDGGLALALAGKTHVMPDSANLKRLHLDGGAELETLLRSGHFVEVDRHDGHHAEPRSPYADWLRAQGYDSADPWTDYVISAQTPDGEVVSGWHMRNAGLPARVAEPHSETAYTVDRAMDYIGARGDDPWVLHLSLVKPHWPYIAPAPYHAAYSLDDCLPLNRDDVELEHPHPVLDAYRTQEECANFMRKEVSDTVRPAYQGLIQQIDDRLGQLWELLERTGRWQDTLIVFTADHGDFLGDHWLGEKEQFYDTVQNVPLIVYDPSAQADATRGTADARMVSAVDVVPTVLDSLGMPVFDHRVEGRSLLDLTRARTDVWRGFVVSELDYGYRGARVALGRHPGECRAWMVRDTRWKYVHWQGFRPQLFDLLNDPNEIHDLGEDPGHESVRAQMRGNLLDWFCTLKPRVTVTNEEVAAKTNVYKQAGVFFGVW; translated from the coding sequence ATGTCAGTCCGTAACGTCCTGTTCATCATGTGCGACCAGCTACGCCGCGACCATCTCGGCTGCTACGGTCATCCCACGCTGCGCACACGCAATATCGACGCACTGGCCGCGCGCGGCGTGCGTTTCGACAACGCCTTTGTCACGTCCGGCGTCTGCGGCCCCAGCCGCATGAGCTTCTATACCGGGCGCTACGTCAGCAGCCACGGGGCCACCTGGAACCGCGTGCCGCTCTCGATCGGCGAAATCACACTGGGCGAGTACCTGAAGGATGGCGGTCTGGCGCTGGCCCTGGCGGGAAAGACCCACGTGATGCCAGACAGCGCCAACCTGAAGCGCCTGCATCTGGATGGCGGCGCGGAACTGGAAACGCTGCTGCGCAGCGGGCACTTCGTCGAAGTGGACCGGCACGACGGCCACCACGCCGAACCGCGCAGCCCCTACGCGGACTGGCTGCGCGCGCAAGGCTACGACAGCGCCGATCCGTGGACCGACTATGTCATCAGCGCCCAGACGCCGGATGGCGAGGTGGTATCGGGCTGGCACATGCGCAACGCAGGGTTGCCCGCCCGCGTGGCCGAGCCCCATTCCGAAACGGCCTATACCGTCGATCGCGCGATGGACTACATCGGCGCGCGGGGCGATGACCCGTGGGTGCTGCACCTGTCGCTGGTCAAGCCGCATTGGCCGTACATCGCCCCGGCCCCTTACCACGCGGCCTACTCGCTCGATGACTGCCTCCCGCTCAACCGGGACGATGTCGAACTCGAGCATCCCCATCCGGTGCTCGACGCGTACCGGACCCAGGAGGAATGCGCCAACTTCATGCGCAAGGAGGTGTCGGATACGGTTCGGCCGGCCTACCAGGGCCTGATCCAGCAGATCGACGACCGCCTTGGCCAACTCTGGGAACTACTCGAACGCACCGGCCGCTGGCAGGACACGCTGATCGTCTTCACCGCCGATCACGGGGATTTCCTCGGCGATCACTGGCTGGGCGAGAAGGAGCAGTTCTACGACACCGTGCAGAACGTCCCGCTGATTGTCTACGACCCGTCAGCCCAGGCCGATGCCACCCGGGGCACGGCCGACGCCCGCATGGTGTCCGCCGTGGACGTGGTGCCGACCGTGCTCGACAGCCTCGGCATGCCGGTCTTCGATCACCGCGTGGAAGGCCGATCGCTGCTGGACCTCACGCGCGCCCGCACCGATGTCTGGCGTGGCTTCGTGGTTTCCGAACTCGACTACGGCTATCGCGGCGCGCGCGTGGCGCTGGGCCGGCATCCCGGCGAGTGCCGCGCCTGGATGGTGCGCGATACGCGCTGGAAGTACGTCCACTGGCAGGGATTCCGCCCCCAATTGTTCGATCTGCTGAACGATCCGAACGAAATTCACGACCTCGGCGAGGACCCCGGGCACGAATCGGTCCGGGCTCAGATGCGCGGCAACCTGCTCGACTGGTTTTGCACGCTGAAGCCCCGCGTGACCGTCACCAACGAGGAAGTGGCGGCCAAGACCAACGTCTACAAACAGGCTGGCGTGTTCTTCGGCGTATGGTGA
- a CDS encoding CDP-alcohol phosphatidyltransferase family protein encodes MNQKTHKFPDEPPLPSTWDARLARHLVRPLKDTRVTPNHLTTLRLIIGLAGIACIAQGSYAWTNFGALLVVISNFVDHTDGELARISGKSSKIGHFYDLASDALITVLLFVSFGMAVAAQGAGDGLGSVWRGTVAGLAVALIFFLRMRIESRVGKSGTKQASAGGFETEDVLYLLPLVTLADGIEPFLTAASIGAPLFAVLVIIDYWRVMRRPQPVATTTE; translated from the coding sequence ATGAACCAGAAGACCCATAAATTCCCGGATGAACCACCGCTGCCGTCCACCTGGGACGCGCGCCTTGCCCGCCATCTGGTGCGGCCTCTTAAAGACACCCGCGTTACCCCGAATCACCTGACCACGTTGCGCCTGATCATCGGCCTGGCAGGTATCGCCTGCATCGCCCAGGGCAGCTACGCCTGGACCAACTTCGGCGCGCTGCTGGTCGTGATTTCGAACTTCGTCGACCATACGGACGGCGAACTGGCCAGAATTAGCGGCAAATCGAGCAAGATCGGACACTTTTACGATCTGGCGAGCGATGCGCTGATCACCGTGCTGCTGTTCGTCAGCTTCGGCATGGCAGTGGCCGCGCAAGGCGCGGGCGACGGGCTCGGTTCGGTCTGGCGCGGTACCGTGGCAGGCCTTGCGGTGGCGCTGATCTTCTTCCTGCGGATGCGTATAGAATCGCGGGTTGGCAAAAGTGGAACGAAGCAGGCATCGGCCGGCGGTTTCGAGACCGAGGATGTGCTGTACCTGCTGCCTCTGGTCACACTCGCGGACGGCATTGAACCGTTCCTGACCGCGGCCTCGATTGGCGCTCCACTGTTTGCCGTCCTTGTCATCATCGATTACTGGCGAGTCATGCGGCGCCCCCAGCCAGTCGCGACAACCACGGAATAA
- a CDS encoding HalD/BesD family halogenase yields the protein MSEHASSDIALAPPPARPATSQPDAAVAHAIEQLDTPALRADFERQGAFLYLDKFLAPDECAQLVALTRAMQPGLNRNYLPGHKQGGSVSRHTIDEQAPFIADLYRSKALIGWLEKITGDKLQVCPDTDPHAYALYYYTRQGDHIGWHYDTSYYDGRRYTLLIGVLDDSSCLLEYELHTRTPEIPDEPGAVQIPPGGIVLFDGDKLRHRVTPAGPNETRVSLTFEYVTDPGMRPWLRFISNMKDAVAYFGFRQVFRRLLGGANSSGK from the coding sequence ATGAGTGAGCACGCCTCCAGCGACATTGCCCTCGCCCCGCCGCCAGCCAGACCGGCCACCAGCCAGCCCGACGCCGCCGTCGCGCACGCGATCGAGCAACTCGACACCCCGGCCCTGCGCGCCGACTTCGAACGCCAGGGCGCGTTCCTGTACCTGGACAAGTTTCTCGCGCCGGACGAATGCGCCCAGCTCGTGGCGCTGACTCGCGCCATGCAGCCCGGCCTGAACCGCAACTACCTGCCCGGCCACAAGCAGGGCGGCAGCGTCAGCCGCCACACCATCGACGAGCAGGCGCCGTTCATCGCCGACCTGTATCGTTCGAAGGCCCTGATCGGCTGGCTCGAAAAGATTACCGGCGACAAGCTCCAGGTCTGCCCCGACACTGATCCGCACGCCTACGCACTCTATTACTACACTCGCCAGGGCGACCATATCGGCTGGCACTACGACACCTCCTATTACGACGGTCGCCGCTACACGCTGCTGATCGGCGTGCTGGACGATTCGTCGTGCCTGCTCGAGTACGAACTGCATACGCGCACCCCGGAGATTCCCGACGAGCCCGGCGCGGTGCAGATTCCGCCGGGCGGCATCGTGCTGTTCGACGGCGACAAGCTGCGCCACCGCGTCACGCCGGCCGGCCCGAATGAAACCCGCGTCTCGCTGACGTTTGAATACGTGACCGATCCCGGCATGCGCCCGTGGCTGCGCTTCATCTCGAACATGAAGGACGCCGTGGCGTACTTCGGCTTCCGGCAGGTCTTCCGGCGTCTGCTTGGCGGCGCGAACTCCAGTGGAAAGTAA